The Cellulophaga sp. L1A9 genome window below encodes:
- a CDS encoding phosphatase PAP2 family protein encodes MDEARIALGTRIKLAALCTLVFSVLYNVNAWYASTLDYVPSFVFSIEKYIPFVSWTVVPYMTSGVFFILVFFLCKTMEELRVLTKRILFICLVSGIFFLLFPLKFSFVKPETTPILFDFFFQFIKKVDSPYNEAPSLHIAFAFVFWSVFRNLKNSWRHVAAVWLVLLGLSTLTTYQHHLLDVVTGAVLAQISFIVFPAQGTNFQLRNFHLANYYFLGGWTILLLTLVVVEYGHPIGLILFWPALVLFMVGYNYQKNNVHFLKDQLGAIPWYKKVLYSPYLAIYWFFWKFLRKNKKPIMLIPNLYISSRLDHSEYQNFTGNKNTLVYDFSAELEENKAIKQNCQYHAVPLLDIGAFDAMEIKRIVLEITTHYKELPKDGKILIHCTMGLSRSTFIGILVVKNILSLPLDEAIVKIKTTHKNAVIHRYVQDFLKTINI; translated from the coding sequence ATGGATGAAGCAAGAATAGCGTTAGGCACAAGAATAAAGCTTGCGGCGCTCTGCACTTTGGTATTTAGTGTGCTATATAATGTGAATGCGTGGTATGCGTCAACGTTAGATTACGTGCCTTCATTTGTTTTTAGTATAGAGAAGTATATTCCTTTTGTTTCTTGGACGGTTGTACCTTATATGACTAGTGGGGTATTCTTTATCCTAGTCTTTTTTCTTTGTAAAACAATGGAAGAGCTTAGGGTATTGACAAAGCGAATACTCTTTATTTGTCTGGTTTCAGGAATATTTTTTCTACTATTTCCTTTAAAATTTTCATTTGTAAAGCCAGAGACGACTCCTATTTTATTCGATTTTTTCTTTCAATTTATTAAAAAAGTAGATTCTCCTTATAACGAAGCTCCTTCATTACATATCGCTTTTGCTTTTGTATTTTGGTCGGTCTTTAGAAATTTGAAAAATTCGTGGCGACATGTGGCAGCAGTATGGCTCGTATTATTAGGTCTTTCCACACTCACCACCTATCAACATCATTTACTTGATGTTGTTACCGGAGCTGTTTTAGCACAAATAAGTTTTATAGTTTTTCCTGCACAGGGTACTAATTTTCAATTAAGAAATTTTCACCTTGCTAATTATTATTTTCTTGGTGGATGGACGATACTATTACTAACGCTCGTTGTTGTGGAATATGGACATCCTATTGGGCTAATTTTATTTTGGCCTGCCCTTGTGTTGTTTATGGTGGGCTATAATTATCAGAAGAATAATGTCCATTTTTTAAAGGATCAGTTAGGTGCTATTCCATGGTATAAAAAAGTACTGTATTCACCTTATCTAGCAATCTATTGGTTTTTCTGGAAATTTTTAAGGAAAAATAAAAAGCCCATTATGCTTATTCCAAATCTTTATATTTCGTCAAGACTTGATCATTCGGAATATCAAAATTTTACAGGCAACAAGAACACTTTAGTGTATGATTTTTCGGCAGAATTGGAAGAAAATAAAGCAATCAAACAAAATTGTCAATATCATGCTGTTCCCTTATTGGATATCGGAGCTTTCGATGCTATGGAAATTAAAAGAATCGTATTAGAAATAACAACACATTACAAGGAATTGCCTAAAGACGGAAAAATACTAATTCACTGTACTATGGGGCTTAGTAGAAGTACATTTATAGGAATTCTTGTTGTAAAAAATATTCTATCTTTACCTTTAGACGAAGCAATAGTAAAAATAAAAACCACCCACAAAAATGCTGTAATACATCGCTATGTACAGGATTTTTTAAAGACAATCAATATATGA
- a CDS encoding SDR family oxidoreductase → MNVFIAGGTSGIGYSLALHYSVKGYRVAVCGRNLDKILENKPSNVAAYQADVCEMSSLKKTVHTFLTETENLDLFINCTGSYAEDVAGEISYEDAAQMLKTNILGATNCFEVARTAMLHQKIGHIVVIASVSGILDYKNSSLYTKTKRSVIQIADAYHRALKPFGISVTTIAPGYIDTLKLRELNNNDLSKKPFLVPLDVATKKIVAAIDAKNKLVIFPVKMKWMMTFLSILPAPILNLIMFKKAKWMKQE, encoded by the coding sequence ATGAATGTTTTTATTGCCGGCGGAACCTCTGGAATTGGATATTCATTAGCGCTACATTATAGCGTTAAAGGGTATCGTGTGGCTGTTTGTGGTAGAAATTTAGATAAAATTCTAGAAAATAAACCTTCAAATGTAGCTGCGTATCAGGCAGATGTTTGCGAAATGTCCTCATTAAAAAAAACTGTACATACTTTTCTGACTGAAACTGAAAATCTGGACCTTTTTATAAATTGCACAGGTAGTTATGCGGAAGATGTAGCTGGTGAAATTTCGTATGAAGATGCTGCACAAATGCTTAAAACCAATATTTTAGGAGCTACTAATTGCTTTGAAGTGGCAAGAACTGCTATGCTGCATCAGAAAATTGGTCATATTGTGGTAATTGCATCTGTGTCCGGTATTTTAGATTATAAAAATTCTAGTCTTTATACGAAAACAAAACGTTCAGTAATTCAAATTGCCGATGCTTATCATAGAGCATTAAAACCGTTTGGAATTTCAGTAACTACTATTGCTCCGGGATACATTGATACCTTAAAATTAAGAGAGTTAAATAACAACGATTTGAGTAAAAAGCCTTTTTTAGTGCCGCTTGATGTCGCTACAAAAAAAATTGTAGCCGCTATTGATGCTAAAAATAAGTTAGTTATTTTTCCTGTAAAAATGAAATGGATGATGACATTCTTATCCATACTCCCCGCGCCTATTCTTAATCTTATTATGTTTAAAAAAGCCAAATGGATGAAGCAAGAATAG
- a CDS encoding patatin-like phospholipase family protein, translating into MEDKFNNAFILSGGGTRLMIYLGMYAALEELQMKPDVLIATCGGAFAATVITTFPDNQSRKEYLKSEEYYQFATKDRLTKEKKLSRIGLLSLQKLLSKKNAPLMEDVFHKYLADVSQDFSKDFPQLTATMFSQKTPTLFIGSQILFDPKLTGQKRKGEKLYQKVIFTDKETASKIDLNAITINSENYTNSAVSASIKIKTNLSMLVSARISVSDMFYVAPVYLEDTYFAGGAVDLIPIELAKHLAKTVIIEKKQSYSPVEEALVRAVLGYSGNQRLQEIENHASNFQIDTIHIKKDLVGHYIKKSIDWKNFEICFKYPKTYEDFKNDMDKQWDYGYQQTMKSIQKEK; encoded by the coding sequence ATGGAAGATAAATTTAATAATGCTTTTATACTTTCAGGAGGAGGCACACGATTAATGATATATCTTGGGATGTATGCGGCATTAGAAGAGTTGCAGATGAAACCAGATGTTCTTATTGCAACTTGCGGAGGTGCTTTTGCGGCAACAGTGATAACTACTTTTCCAGATAACCAATCCCGTAAGGAATATTTAAAATCGGAAGAATACTATCAATTTGCAACAAAAGATCGGCTAACAAAAGAGAAGAAGTTGTCGAGAATAGGACTTCTTTCACTCCAGAAATTGTTATCTAAAAAGAATGCACCTCTTATGGAAGATGTATTCCATAAATACCTAGCAGATGTGTCTCAGGATTTTTCCAAAGATTTTCCGCAATTAACAGCAACAATGTTTTCTCAAAAAACACCTACACTTTTTATAGGTTCCCAAATTCTTTTTGATCCTAAACTTACAGGACAAAAAAGAAAAGGTGAAAAGTTATATCAGAAAGTGATTTTTACAGATAAAGAAACGGCAAGTAAAATTGACCTAAATGCAATTACTATCAATTCCGAAAATTATACAAATAGTGCAGTGTCAGCATCCATAAAGATTAAAACAAATCTCTCTATGTTGGTTAGTGCACGGATTTCTGTTTCAGATATGTTTTACGTAGCTCCAGTGTACTTAGAGGATACGTACTTTGCAGGAGGAGCTGTTGATTTAATTCCTATTGAATTGGCTAAACATCTAGCTAAAACGGTAATTATAGAAAAAAAACAGTCTTACAGTCCAGTTGAAGAAGCGCTGGTACGCGCAGTTCTTGGGTATAGTGGCAACCAACGATTACAGGAAATTGAAAATCATGCCAGTAATTTTCAAATTGATACCATTCATATAAAGAAAGATTTAGTAGGACATTACATCAAAAAAAGTATAGATTGGAAGAACTTCGAGATTTGTTTTAAATATCCTAAAACCTACGAAGATTTTAAAAATGATATGGATAAACAATGGGATTACGGCTATCAGCAAACCATGAAGAGTATTCAAAAAGAAAAGTAA
- a CDS encoding phosphatidate cytidylyltransferase, which yields MELEVNNSENKFSDVPLRVKTWGYIISVFALSISSSITMKLFISWIGYQVFYEFLRMFQIKTNLLVTALILGIVQFSLIYFFSFERYFLYAIAFLTMFSLYFLMQKVSVKQGIGIVLGLSLSLLVFPHLLYLRESAFGIKALVYLVVITELNDVFQYFMGKLFGNHKVMPKISPNKTWEGVIGGVIITMLLSIILGYFLLPSTILIHAILGFVLGISGFFGDVFMSLLKRKTNVKDTGELLPGHGGLMDRMDSLIFNAPIFFWVLPLLLKS from the coding sequence ATGGAGCTTGAAGTAAACAATTCTGAAAATAAATTTTCTGACGTTCCGCTAAGGGTAAAAACATGGGGTTATATTATTTCAGTTTTTGCCTTATCTATTTCCAGTTCTATAACAATGAAACTTTTTATTTCTTGGATTGGATACCAGGTTTTCTATGAATTCTTAAGAATGTTTCAAATAAAGACAAACCTTCTTGTTACCGCTTTAATCCTAGGGATTGTACAATTTTCATTAATCTATTTTTTTAGTTTTGAGCGTTATTTCTTGTATGCTATAGCTTTCTTAACGATGTTTTCTCTCTATTTTCTAATGCAGAAAGTCAGCGTAAAGCAAGGTATTGGCATTGTTTTAGGGCTAAGCTTAAGTCTTCTTGTTTTTCCACATTTGTTGTATCTAAGAGAGAGTGCTTTTGGAATAAAAGCGCTTGTTTATTTAGTTGTTATTACAGAATTAAATGATGTCTTTCAATATTTTATGGGCAAGCTTTTTGGAAACCATAAGGTGATGCCTAAAATTAGTCCCAATAAGACTTGGGAAGGTGTTATCGGAGGGGTAATCATCACCATGCTACTGAGTATTATTTTAGGATATTTTCTTTTGCCTTCCACCATTTTAATTCATGCGATTTTAGGTTTTGTTTTGGGTATTTCAGGTTTTTTTGGAGATGTTTTTATGTCCCTATTAAAACGAAAAACAAACGTGAAAGACACTGGCGAATTACTGCCTGGGCATGGCGGACTTATGGATAGAATGGATAGTCTTATTTTTAATGCTCCTATTTTCTTTTGGGTACTACCGTTATTATTGAAAAGCTAA
- a CDS encoding CDP-alcohol phosphatidyltransferase family protein, translating to MISIYKLKPKFQQLLNPVLIFLHKCNVTANQITIASILVSLVIGVLFWNADRVHWFFLSLPIGLLLRMALNALDGMMARKFNQTSPLGEVLNEMGDLVSDVIIFFPLMKFQPESFYIIIVFILLSIINEFAGVLGKVIGKERRNDGPMGKSDRAFFLSIYGLLLFFGVNLSSYSKYIFGIIIVLLVLSTFTRLKKALHGA from the coding sequence ATGATTTCCATTTATAAATTAAAACCCAAATTTCAACAACTTCTAAATCCTGTTTTAATTTTTTTGCACAAATGTAATGTAACCGCAAATCAAATTACGATAGCATCCATTTTAGTATCTCTTGTTATTGGAGTATTGTTCTGGAACGCAGATAGGGTACACTGGTTTTTCTTAAGCTTACCCATTGGACTGCTGTTGCGAATGGCTTTAAATGCCTTGGATGGCATGATGGCTAGAAAATTTAATCAAACCAGTCCCTTAGGTGAGGTCTTAAATGAAATGGGGGATTTAGTTTCTGATGTTATTATTTTCTTTCCATTGATGAAATTTCAACCAGAGAGTTTTTATATCATCATTGTATTTATCTTATTAAGTATCATTAATGAATTTGCAGGAGTATTAGGAAAAGTAATAGGAAAAGAACGTAGAAATGACGGACCGATGGGGAAAAGTGATCGTGCTTTCTTTTTAAGTATTTATGGCCTACTCCTATTCTTTGGTGTTAACCTTTCGAGTTATTCTAAATACATTTTTGGAATAATTATAGTATTGCTCGTACTTAGTACTTTTACGCGTCTTAAGAAAGCATTGCATGGAGCTTGA
- a CDS encoding flavohemoglobin expression-modulating QEGLA motif protein, producing MNAKDLVDLQRANESLFEIDANLNRLVKKIELLSYLNPLNTEKEKQRFFASKYTEDPILKYPKIKFHPYKLHRMLFSQRLERITDQKVQKLYQDIIYYYSNMAQCIQTIGEPKKFYYNSLRLYGTPTEKDVQNAQFILHHSNEAERADMEKIYSPDDAKAYFDEFSKLYDFPLNIKLSTAIAADAMVSNSTQTLLIKKNTKFSKNQLLTLANHEIGVHLVTTYNGIEQPLKIFSNGFPRNVETQEGLAVFSEYMSGALTLERLKTLAYRVLASDSLIKGYSFSDTFDLIHGSYKLNRNDAFNITMRVHRGGGFTKDRLYLSGLKKIYKRHQRGEGMDTLLTGKVTMDYEADIVNLQNLGLASPITHRNIAFKENKNENTTLDFILNHLK from the coding sequence ATGAATGCAAAGGACTTAGTAGACTTACAAAGAGCGAATGAATCTTTGTTTGAAATAGATGCTAATTTAAACCGATTGGTTAAAAAAATTGAGTTATTAAGTTATTTAAATCCGTTAAATACAGAAAAGGAAAAACAACGTTTTTTTGCTTCAAAATATACTGAAGATCCTATTCTTAAGTATCCAAAAATAAAATTTCATCCCTATAAATTACACCGAATGTTGTTTTCGCAACGTTTGGAGCGTATTACAGATCAAAAGGTACAAAAGCTTTATCAAGATATCATTTATTACTATTCTAACATGGCGCAATGCATACAAACCATTGGTGAACCTAAGAAATTTTACTATAATTCATTACGACTATACGGAACGCCAACAGAGAAAGATGTACAAAACGCACAATTTATTTTGCACCACTCTAATGAAGCAGAAAGAGCTGATATGGAAAAAATCTATTCACCGGATGACGCTAAGGCTTATTTTGATGAATTTTCTAAGTTGTATGACTTTCCTTTAAACATAAAATTATCTACGGCTATTGCTGCAGATGCTATGGTAAGCAATAGCACACAAACCTTACTAATAAAGAAAAATACGAAGTTTAGCAAAAACCAATTATTAACATTGGCAAATCATGAAATTGGAGTGCATTTAGTTACCACATACAACGGAATTGAGCAACCTTTAAAGATATTTTCAAATGGTTTTCCTCGTAACGTAGAGACCCAAGAGGGGCTTGCTGTTTTCAGTGAATACATGAGTGGAGCGCTAACGCTTGAAAGACTCAAGACATTAGCATATAGAGTATTAGCTAGCGATAGTTTAATCAAAGGTTACAGCTTCTCAGATACTTTTGATTTGATACATGGCAGCTACAAACTTAATAGAAATGATGCTTTTAACATCACCATGAGAGTACACCGAGGTGGTGGATTTACAAAAGACAGGTTATACCTAAGTGGATTAAAAAAAATCTACAAACGCCACCAAAGAGGCGAAGGAATGGACACATTATTGACAGGAAAAGTAACTATGGATTATGAAGCTGACATTGTAAATCTTCAAAATTTAGGATTGGCCAGCCCTATAACCCATAGAAATATTGCTTTTAAGGAAAATAAGAATGAGAACACAACACTCGATTTTATTTTGAATCACTTAAAATAG
- a CDS encoding DUF4139 domain-containing protein, with product MKHVVLFLIFFPITLLAADKTPSKIKSVTVFLNSAEVSRTSNFQLKEGTTEVIFNGLSPKIDESSIQISGLKGASILSISYDINYLDAKVSNEESTALTTAIKATELEISLLKNLILGLEEEEKVINGNRLLNSEHQAVDLEKVKQISTYYRERITAIKNEIYTTIIKINVLSEDLQRVEKQHLELNATPSEPKGEISILFETPIGVQLNLELKYNVSDAGWIPNYDLKSNKINDPIRLTYKAHVYQHTGADWEDVAITLSTGNPNNFSIKPELATDYLNFGMRKNYNTPSKKHKYSYNPTVRTVTGIVTDASGQVLPGCTVIIKGTAVSTQTDLDGKYKLKISSGQELVFSYIGFEQDEVPIYSSIINARLQEDSSALDEVVVVGYGTQNSDMSSVLKGRVSGVSIRGVSRVTEATQPLYIIDGVPMEGFEEGDLDANEIQNIEVLKDASATSIYGSRAVNGVIVITTNKSFTEDNVTSTKFVIKSPYTIVSDGDITAIEINTFKLDAVYEFFAAPIINENVFLTARFKDWEKLNLLPGEANIYFNGGYAGKTTIDPYAINKEMTVSLGIDASISVTRKQDKNFKSKSFTGSNRIVDRTYNLEVKNNKAEAVKLILMDRIPVSANKEIKIEDVIVNDANYDEEKGLLTWELNLASKQESKHQFSFQVKHPKERSISL from the coding sequence ATGAAACATGTAGTGCTATTTCTTATTTTCTTTCCTATCACCCTATTAGCAGCAGATAAAACACCTTCTAAAATAAAATCGGTTACCGTATTTTTAAATAGTGCAGAGGTTTCAAGAACTTCTAATTTTCAATTGAAAGAAGGTACTACGGAAGTTATTTTTAATGGGTTATCTCCTAAAATTGATGAAAGCAGCATTCAAATTTCAGGACTAAAAGGAGCTTCTATTTTGTCTATTTCTTATGACATAAATTATTTAGACGCCAAGGTTTCAAATGAAGAATCTACCGCATTAACTACAGCTATAAAAGCTACCGAATTAGAAATAAGTTTGCTTAAAAATCTAATATTAGGTTTAGAAGAAGAAGAGAAAGTTATTAATGGCAACCGTTTGCTCAATTCAGAACATCAAGCTGTAGATTTAGAAAAAGTAAAGCAAATAAGTACCTATTATAGAGAGCGAATTACAGCAATTAAGAATGAAATATACACTACGATTATTAAAATAAATGTTTTAAGTGAAGACTTGCAACGTGTTGAAAAACAACACCTTGAATTAAATGCGACACCTTCTGAACCTAAAGGAGAAATAAGTATTCTATTTGAAACTCCTATTGGCGTACAATTGAATTTAGAATTAAAATATAATGTATCTGATGCCGGATGGATTCCGAATTATGATTTAAAATCTAACAAGATTAATGACCCTATACGGTTAACCTACAAAGCACACGTGTATCAACATACTGGTGCAGATTGGGAAGATGTTGCCATAACGCTCTCAACAGGGAATCCTAATAATTTTTCTATTAAACCAGAGCTAGCCACTGATTATCTGAATTTTGGAATGCGTAAAAATTACAACACACCTTCAAAAAAACACAAGTATTCTTATAACCCAACGGTGAGAACGGTTACCGGTATTGTAACAGATGCTTCAGGACAGGTATTGCCGGGTTGTACTGTAATTATCAAGGGAACCGCTGTGAGTACACAAACTGATTTAGACGGGAAGTATAAACTAAAAATTAGTAGTGGTCAAGAGTTAGTGTTCTCTTACATAGGATTTGAACAAGATGAAGTACCTATTTACTCCTCCATTATTAATGCTCGATTACAAGAAGACTCCTCAGCCTTAGATGAAGTTGTAGTTGTTGGGTATGGAACGCAAAATAGCGACATGAGCAGCGTTCTAAAAGGGCGCGTATCCGGAGTTAGTATTAGAGGAGTCTCTAGAGTTACAGAGGCTACACAACCTTTGTATATTATTGATGGTGTTCCGATGGAAGGATTTGAAGAGGGTGATTTGGATGCTAATGAAATACAAAACATAGAAGTTTTAAAAGATGCCTCTGCAACTTCAATTTATGGCTCTAGAGCTGTAAACGGAGTTATCGTAATTACCACGAATAAGAGTTTTACAGAGGATAATGTAACCAGTACCAAATTTGTAATTAAAAGTCCATATACCATAGTAAGTGATGGGGATATTACGGCAATAGAAATTAACACATTTAAGCTTGATGCGGTCTATGAGTTTTTTGCAGCTCCAATAATTAATGAAAATGTTTTTCTTACGGCTAGATTCAAAGATTGGGAGAAATTAAACCTGCTTCCAGGTGAAGCTAATATTTACTTTAATGGTGGCTATGCCGGGAAAACTACCATTGATCCTTATGCTATAAACAAAGAAATGACAGTTTCTTTAGGCATTGATGCCTCCATTTCTGTAACTAGAAAACAAGATAAAAACTTTAAGAGTAAATCTTTTACTGGAAGTAATAGAATTGTGGACAGAACTTACAATTTAGAAGTGAAAAATAATAAAGCGGAAGCGGTAAAACTAATTTTAATGGACCGTATTCCTGTTTCAGCCAATAAAGAAATTAAAATCGAAGATGTTATTGTCAATGATGCTAACTATGATGAAGAAAAGGGCTTGCTTACTTGGGAGCTAAATTTAGCCTCAAAGCAAGAAAGCAAACACCAATTTTCATTTCAGGTAAAACATCCAAAAGAACGCAGTATAAGTTTATAG
- a CDS encoding thiol-disulfide oxidoreductase DCC family protein — MQVNDFHKIVLFDGVCNLCNSSIHTIIKYDKKDEFRFASLQSEIGQKLAKERHIDTTVVDSIILIEPGIAYYTKSTAALNIGKSFGGLWSLLSVLEWIPEKFRDTIYDYVAKNRYKWYGKQDACMIPTAELKAKFLE, encoded by the coding sequence ATGCAAGTAAATGATTTTCATAAGATTGTTCTTTTTGATGGTGTTTGCAATTTGTGTAACTCTTCAATACATACAATTATTAAGTACGATAAGAAAGACGAATTCCGTTTTGCATCATTACAAAGTGAAATAGGACAAAAACTGGCTAAAGAAAGACACATAGACACTACAGTGGTAGACTCTATAATTTTAATAGAACCGGGAATTGCGTATTACACTAAATCTACAGCGGCATTAAATATTGGAAAATCCTTTGGGGGTTTATGGTCATTATTATCTGTATTGGAATGGATTCCAGAAAAATTTAGAGACACTATTTATGATTATGTTGCTAAAAATAGATACAAATGGTACGGTAAACAGGACGCTTGTATGATACCCACTGCTGAATTAAAAGCTAAGTTTCTAGAATAA
- a CDS encoding tetratricopeptide repeat protein, which translates to MKVFIMVFTILFFAISYGQIERKVDSLEKVLKGKSNPIDKIETLEALYLILLYNNPETSLKYSLQAYKIANTIKNKKKQLKAIYQSAISCRALHQLDAAVKYHEIAMTLSKELNEEVFYAKSLLELADIKRLDAEKSEALEMLEEAKILFKKNKEVELVNICLGNIASVYLSNGQFKRSQQLYIQALKSIDSLNADPLSRADIIARLGEIQYNTGNYEESIPYYNQALEVYIAVNDNIWQANMYLQIGTSLAALKDYDTALEYFFKSLEIAKNFGLKSNEAMVYTNIGSTYREMKNFEASKAYLGESLYFHIKEGLTYNHIAVLIELGRLHMDLNDPDKAISFLDEAINKSTPSMRLDYLMESYKLRSSAYEILKSPQMALHDLKAHQTFKDSIFNHKKIQQIEELKTIYETENKQILLALNKEEIENLQHKSKVDTLTKSLYAGGMFSGVSLSILLFFIFRQRLRKSKSNQKKLDLLYKKEIEYKQKELASLTVHLAQKNTFNQDLIEDLKELKNDPDKFKLQFRRILLLLKKQNSDDKDWELFKSYFADVHNDFDIKLKGIYADITEKEIRLAAFLRMNLSTKEIAAIFNVLPDSILKSKYRLKKKLSLDKDIDLGSFLNSL; encoded by the coding sequence ATGAAAGTTTTTATAATGGTATTTACCATACTTTTCTTTGCAATTTCTTATGGACAAATAGAAAGGAAAGTAGATAGTTTAGAAAAAGTTTTAAAGGGTAAAAGCAATCCGATCGATAAAATAGAAACCCTTGAAGCGCTGTATTTAATTTTACTTTATAATAATCCTGAAACCTCTTTGAAGTATTCTTTGCAAGCCTATAAAATTGCGAATACAATTAAGAATAAGAAGAAACAACTTAAAGCGATCTATCAATCTGCAATTAGTTGCCGGGCATTACACCAACTAGATGCTGCCGTGAAGTATCATGAAATAGCAATGACACTTTCAAAAGAGCTAAATGAAGAGGTTTTTTATGCAAAAAGCTTATTAGAATTGGCCGATATTAAGCGTTTAGATGCAGAAAAAAGTGAAGCATTAGAAATGCTTGAAGAAGCTAAAATTCTATTCAAGAAGAATAAGGAAGTGGAGCTGGTAAATATTTGTTTAGGAAATATAGCTAGCGTGTATTTAAGCAATGGGCAATTTAAACGCTCTCAGCAATTGTACATACAAGCATTAAAGAGCATAGATTCTTTAAATGCAGATCCGCTTTCTAGGGCGGATATTATTGCTAGATTAGGAGAAATACAATACAATACAGGAAATTACGAGGAATCTATACCCTATTATAATCAAGCTTTAGAAGTATATATAGCGGTTAATGATAACATTTGGCAAGCTAATATGTATTTGCAAATTGGCACCTCTTTGGCGGCATTAAAAGACTATGATACGGCTTTAGAGTATTTTTTTAAGAGTTTAGAAATTGCTAAAAATTTTGGACTTAAATCAAATGAAGCTATGGTGTATACCAATATAGGTTCAACGTATAGAGAAATGAAAAATTTTGAAGCTTCTAAGGCGTATTTAGGAGAGAGTTTATATTTTCACATCAAAGAAGGTCTTACTTATAATCATATTGCAGTTCTTATAGAACTAGGGCGCTTGCATATGGATTTAAATGATCCTGATAAAGCAATTTCATTTTTAGATGAAGCTATTAATAAATCGACACCTTCCATGCGTTTAGATTATTTAATGGAAAGCTATAAACTTAGATCTAGTGCCTATGAAATTTTAAAAAGCCCTCAAATGGCATTGCATGATTTAAAAGCACATCAAACATTTAAAGACAGCATTTTTAACCATAAAAAAATACAGCAAATTGAGGAGTTAAAAACTATCTATGAGACTGAAAACAAACAAATACTACTCGCCTTAAATAAAGAAGAAATAGAGAATTTACAACATAAATCTAAAGTAGATACTTTAACCAAAAGTCTTTATGCTGGAGGAATGTTTTCAGGGGTTTCCTTGTCAATATTACTGTTCTTTATTTTTAGACAACGCCTGAGAAAAAGTAAATCAAATCAAAAAAAGCTCGATCTTCTGTACAAAAAAGAAATCGAATATAAACAAAAAGAGTTGGCAAGCTTGACGGTTCATTTAGCACAAAAAAACACTTTTAATCAAGATTTAATTGAAGATTTAAAGGAATTAAAAAATGATCCTGATAAATTTAAATTACAGTTTAGAAGAATTCTTCTTCTTCTAAAAAAACAAAATTCAGACGACAAAGATTGGGAGTTGTTTAAATCCTACTTTGCAGATGTTCATAATGATTTTGATATTAAGCTAAAAGGAATTTATGCAGATATTACGGAAAAGGAAATTAGACTTGCTGCCTTTTTAAGAATGAATTTATCTACTAAAGAAATAGCAGCAATATTTAATGTGCTTCCAGACAGCATTTTAAAGTCTAAATACCGGTTAAAAAAGAAATTAAGTTTAGATAAAGATATTGATTTAGGAAGTTTTTTAAATTCGTTATAA